The proteins below are encoded in one region of Bacillus vallismortis:
- the cysL gene encoding cysJI operon transcriptional regulator CysL — translation MYYDVLKTFIAVVEEKNFTKAAEKLMISQPSVSLHIKNLEKEFQTALLNRSPKHFTTTPTGDILYQRAKQMVFLYEQAKAEIYAHHHYVKGELKIAASFTIGEYILPPLLAQLQKLYPELNLDVMIGNTEEVSERVRMLQADIGLIEGHTNENELEIEPFMEDEMCIAAPNQHPLAGRSDISISDLQNEAWVTREKGSGTREFLDHVLSSNGLRPKSMFTISSNQGVKEAVISGMGLSVLSRSVLHKDLIHREISILQIKDFSLKRKLSYIHSPLMENTKNKEIFITMLKSNYQSQRLK, via the coding sequence TTGTATTACGACGTGCTGAAAACATTTATAGCGGTAGTAGAAGAAAAAAACTTCACAAAAGCGGCGGAAAAGCTGATGATCTCCCAGCCCAGCGTCAGCCTGCATATCAAAAATCTTGAGAAAGAATTTCAAACAGCCCTCCTGAACCGATCGCCAAAACACTTTACGACAACGCCGACAGGGGACATTTTGTATCAAAGAGCAAAGCAAATGGTATTTCTCTACGAGCAAGCAAAGGCTGAAATCTATGCGCATCATCACTATGTGAAAGGCGAATTGAAAATAGCTGCCAGCTTTACGATCGGAGAGTATATTCTTCCGCCGCTATTGGCCCAGCTGCAAAAGCTGTATCCAGAGCTGAACCTCGATGTCATGATTGGCAATACAGAGGAGGTCAGTGAACGTGTGCGGATGCTTCAGGCCGATATCGGGCTGATTGAAGGACATACAAATGAGAATGAACTTGAAATTGAGCCGTTCATGGAGGATGAAATGTGCATTGCCGCGCCGAATCAGCACCCGCTGGCGGGACGGAGTGATATTTCAATCAGCGATTTGCAAAACGAAGCGTGGGTGACAAGAGAGAAAGGCTCCGGAACGAGAGAATTTCTCGACCATGTCCTCAGCTCAAACGGACTGCGGCCAAAGTCGATGTTCACCATCAGCAGCAATCAAGGGGTAAAAGAAGCGGTGATCAGCGGCATGGGACTGTCGGTTTTATCCAGAAGCGTGCTGCACAAGGATTTGATCCATCGAGAAATTTCCATTCTCCAGATAAAAGATTTCTCGTTGAAGCGCAAGTTGTCTTACATTCATTCACCTCTTATGGAGAATACAAAAAACAAAGAAATTTTCATTACAATGCTGAAAAGCAATTATCAATCACAGCGGCTGAAATGA
- the ywfL gene encoding octanoyl-[GcvH]:protein N-octanoyltransferase → MANQPIDLLMQPTWRVIDQSSLGPLFDAKQSFAMDDTLCMSVGKGVSPATARSWVHHNTIVLGIQDTRLPFLQDGISFLENEGYRVIVRNSGGLAVVLDEGVLNISLIFEDEKKGIDIDKGYEAMVELMRRMLSPYNAKIEAYEIEGSYCPGSYDLSINGKKFAGISQRRVRGGVAVQIYLCADKSGSERADLIRRFYEAALKDRQNDKKGVYPEIRPETMASLSELLQTDISVQDLMFALLTELKALSTHLYSAGLSIDEEMAFEKNLVRMAERNAKVFG, encoded by the coding sequence ATGGCAAACCAACCGATTGATTTACTGATGCAGCCGACATGGAGAGTCATTGACCAATCCAGTCTCGGCCCTTTATTTGACGCGAAGCAATCCTTCGCAATGGACGATACGCTGTGCATGTCCGTCGGAAAAGGCGTGTCGCCGGCGACAGCGCGCTCCTGGGTGCACCACAATACAATTGTCCTTGGAATACAGGATACGCGCCTCCCGTTTTTGCAGGACGGTATCTCTTTCTTGGAGAACGAAGGATACCGTGTGATTGTACGCAATTCCGGCGGCCTTGCCGTCGTTTTGGATGAAGGCGTTTTAAATATCTCGCTCATATTCGAGGATGAAAAGAAAGGCATCGATATAGACAAAGGATACGAAGCGATGGTTGAGCTGATGAGACGGATGCTAAGCCCATACAACGCAAAGATCGAAGCCTATGAAATTGAAGGCTCGTATTGTCCGGGCAGCTATGACCTCAGCATCAATGGCAAAAAGTTCGCCGGCATCTCTCAAAGACGCGTTCGCGGCGGAGTCGCAGTTCAAATTTATCTATGCGCGGACAAAAGCGGCAGTGAAAGAGCCGATTTGATCAGACGGTTCTACGAAGCGGCGCTAAAGGACAGACAAAACGATAAAAAAGGCGTCTATCCCGAGATCCGTCCGGAAACGATGGCGTCCCTAAGCGAGCTATTGCAAACAGACATCTCCGTACAAGACTTAATGTTCGCTTTACTGACAGAATTAAAAGCGTTAAGCACCCATCTATACTCAGCCGGGCTGTCCATCGATGAGGAAATGGCATTTGAGAAAAACCTCGTCCGAATGGCTGAACGGAATGCAAAGGTATTTGGGTGA
- the pta gene encoding phosphate acetyltransferase, with product MADLFSTVQEKVAGKDVKIVFPEGLDERILEAVSKLAGNKVLNPIVIGNENEIQAKAKELNLALDGVEIYDPHTYEGMEDLVQAFVERRKGKATEEQARKALLDENYFGTMLVYKGLAHGLVSGAAHSTADTVRPALQIIKTKEGVKKTSGVFIMARGEEQYVFADCAINIAPDSQDLAEIAIESANTAKMFDIEPRVAMLSFSTKGSAKSDETEKVADAVKIAKEKAPELTLDGEFQFDAAFVPSVAEKKAPDSDIKGDANVFVFPSLEAGNIGYKIAQRLGNFEAVGPILQGLNMPVNDLSRGCNAEDVYNLALITAVQAL from the coding sequence GTGGCAGATTTATTTTCAACAGTGCAAGAAAAAGTAGCTGGAAAAGATGTTAAAATTGTATTCCCTGAAGGCTTAGACGAGCGTATTTTAGAAGCGGTCAGCAAGCTTGCAGGAAACAAAGTGCTGAATCCGATTGTGATCGGCAATGAAAATGAGATCCAAGCAAAAGCAAAAGAGCTGAATCTGGCGCTGGATGGCGTTGAGATTTATGATCCTCATACATATGAAGGCATGGAAGACCTTGTACAAGCATTCGTAGAACGCCGTAAAGGCAAAGCGACAGAAGAACAGGCTCGTAAAGCGTTATTAGATGAGAACTACTTCGGTACTATGCTGGTGTACAAAGGCCTTGCACACGGCCTTGTGAGCGGAGCGGCTCATTCAACAGCCGATACTGTCCGCCCTGCTCTTCAAATCATTAAAACAAAAGAAGGCGTGAAAAAGACTTCCGGCGTTTTCATCATGGCTCGCGGAGAAGAGCAATATGTATTCGCCGATTGCGCGATCAACATTGCGCCTGACAGCCAAGATCTTGCCGAGATTGCGATCGAAAGTGCCAATACAGCAAAAATGTTCGACATTGAGCCTCGCGTGGCAATGCTCAGCTTCTCGACAAAAGGCTCAGCAAAATCTGATGAAACAGAAAAAGTAGCTGATGCTGTGAAAATCGCCAAAGAAAAAGCGCCTGAACTGACACTTGACGGCGAATTCCAATTCGATGCTGCATTTGTTCCATCTGTAGCTGAGAAAAAAGCGCCGGATTCCGATATCAAAGGGGATGCTAACGTATTCGTATTCCCAAGCCTTGAAGCAGGCAACATCGGCTATAAAATCGCTCAGCGTTTAGGCAACTTTGAAGCGGTAGGACCAATCCTGCAAGGCTTAAATATGCCTGTAAACGACCTTTCAAGAGGATGTAACGCTGAGGATGTTTACAACCTCGCATTAATTACAGCTGTTCAAGCACTGTAA
- the hemQ gene encoding hydrogen peroxide-dependent heme synthase, with amino-acid sequence MSEQQMTNEAAKTLDGWYALHDFRTMDWTSWKMLSSDERQSIIHEFTGLLEKWGVAQKEGKGSQTLYSIVGQKADFMLMILRPTMEELNEIELEFNKSRLAEFTIPAYSYVSVVELSNYLASGDGDPYENPHVRARLYPELPESKYVCFYPMDKRRSGNDNWYMLSMEERRNLMRSHGLIGRSYAGKVKQIITGSVGFDDYEWGVTLFSDDVLQFKKLVYEMRFDEVSARYGEFGSFFVGNRLSLETLPQFLYV; translated from the coding sequence ATGAGTGAACAGCAAATGACCAATGAAGCGGCGAAAACGCTTGACGGCTGGTATGCGCTTCATGATTTCCGCACAATGGACTGGACTTCCTGGAAGATGCTGTCCAGTGATGAGCGCCAATCTATCATACATGAATTCACAGGATTGCTTGAAAAATGGGGCGTAGCCCAAAAAGAAGGAAAAGGGTCACAGACTCTTTACAGCATCGTCGGCCAAAAAGCAGATTTTATGCTGATGATTCTTCGTCCTACAATGGAAGAATTGAATGAAATTGAGCTCGAATTCAACAAATCAAGACTTGCCGAGTTCACCATTCCGGCTTACTCCTACGTATCAGTGGTAGAGCTGAGCAACTACTTGGCAAGCGGCGACGGCGACCCTTACGAAAATCCGCATGTGCGTGCGCGCCTTTACCCTGAACTGCCTGAATCAAAATATGTATGTTTCTATCCAATGGATAAAAGAAGATCCGGTAACGACAACTGGTACATGCTTTCAATGGAAGAACGCAGAAATTTGATGAGGAGCCACGGCTTAATCGGCCGCAGCTATGCGGGCAAAGTCAAACAAATCATCACCGGCTCAGTCGGCTTTGACGATTACGAATGGGGCGTTACACTATTCAGTGATGATGTGCTTCAATTCAAAAAGCTTGTGTATGAAATGCGTTTTGACGAAGTCAGCGCCCGCTACGGCGAATTCGGTTCA